A genomic region of Rheinheimera sp. MMS21-TC3 contains the following coding sequences:
- a CDS encoding TonB-dependent receptor, producing MKTSINYSLCALAVSSLLGGGVAIAQENEASVERIEVTGSRIKRNDLEGAAPIDVISRDEIAKSGFANLQQLLERTPVAGTGTFSTRGNNQDSTANGGAAISLRGFGSDATLVLINGRRVAVSAFAENVANSFVDINSIPVAAIERVEILKDGASAVYGSDAVAGVVNIIMRKDFEGTEISVSHGGTTGPSYDETSASLVWGGQGENSSVTLIMDYFKNTAITGAEMGRNGTANQAPYGGEDYRSSMGFPGSFYVNGVATVDPSCPADRVSGPICVFDYGPYGFASSPAERLGAMLQGSQDFSNDIQGYIELAVQHNRSKAMGAPTPLNAEAGLTVPASHPNNPFGVDVGINRYRMVDAGARQWSIESDTLRMVMGLRGTFNNWDWDISAQKARSESMQTGDKSQGWIRTDFLQEQINLGNYNPFGGTYNSPEVIDAITTSLVRRGESHLTSYNASITGEAFSLGEQMVSMAAGIEYREEDAFDQPDDQFQRSLIFGTESVSAQAARDQYAAYLEFLVPITDTLELTLAGRYDHYSDFGSTTNPQAAIQWRPLDNFTLRASYGQGFRAPSLAQIGLGPSQESLFFTDTYRCPTPDASNPGCATTDYTIVFVGGEGLQPEESETFNIGAVWQVTEQFDITADIWSITQDNKIDKNDYQNVYNAECNNQNSTVCIRLPVQPGENLGHLARLYNTYVNISSQEATGLDLSTSYRLTMQDMGQVRFSLDWSYINKFKKNGIDYAGEYNYPKHRWLASADWNLGDWGITSSLSYIGQFEDYAPPSQVESTKTRSVSAQMLLDIQGRYNVSDNMQLVLGMNNALDENPPFVIGDGDSDLYGYASKVHNPRGQYIYGKVTYRF from the coding sequence ATGAAGACATCTATAAATTACTCACTCTGTGCATTAGCAGTAAGCAGCCTGTTAGGTGGTGGTGTTGCAATAGCACAAGAAAACGAAGCCAGTGTAGAGCGTATTGAAGTTACCGGCTCACGGATTAAACGTAATGATTTAGAGGGCGCGGCACCAATAGATGTTATTAGTCGTGATGAGATTGCTAAGTCAGGTTTTGCAAATTTACAGCAATTACTAGAGCGTACGCCGGTTGCAGGTACTGGCACATTTTCTACCCGGGGTAATAATCAAGACTCTACCGCTAATGGCGGTGCAGCAATAAGTTTACGTGGTTTTGGCTCTGACGCCACCCTAGTGCTAATTAACGGTCGGCGTGTTGCAGTCAGCGCTTTTGCTGAAAATGTGGCCAATTCATTCGTAGATATTAACTCCATTCCTGTTGCAGCAATTGAACGGGTAGAAATATTAAAAGATGGTGCTTCTGCTGTGTATGGCTCAGACGCTGTAGCAGGTGTTGTTAACATTATTATGCGTAAAGATTTTGAAGGCACTGAAATCAGTGTTAGCCATGGTGGTACTACAGGGCCATCTTATGATGAAACCTCGGCAAGTTTAGTTTGGGGGGGCCAAGGTGAAAATTCTAGTGTAACCCTTATAATGGATTACTTTAAAAACACTGCAATAACTGGGGCTGAAATGGGCCGTAATGGTACGGCTAATCAAGCACCTTACGGCGGTGAAGATTACCGTTCATCTATGGGGTTTCCAGGTAGTTTTTATGTTAATGGTGTTGCTACAGTAGACCCTAGCTGCCCTGCTGATCGGGTATCAGGGCCAATTTGTGTATTCGATTATGGTCCTTATGGTTTTGCTAGTTCACCTGCTGAGCGGCTTGGTGCTATGTTACAAGGTAGCCAAGACTTTAGTAATGACATACAAGGCTATATCGAGTTAGCTGTGCAGCATAACCGTTCTAAAGCAATGGGTGCGCCTACACCACTTAACGCTGAAGCAGGCTTAACTGTCCCTGCAAGCCATCCAAATAATCCATTTGGAGTAGATGTAGGAATTAATCGTTATCGTATGGTTGATGCGGGTGCTAGACAGTGGAGTATTGAGTCCGATACCTTACGCATGGTGATGGGCTTACGCGGTACATTCAACAATTGGGATTGGGATATCTCGGCGCAAAAGGCACGCAGCGAATCTATGCAGACAGGTGATAAGAGTCAAGGGTGGATCCGCACCGACTTTTTGCAGGAGCAGATTAACTTAGGTAATTATAATCCTTTTGGTGGCACATATAACTCACCAGAAGTCATTGATGCTATAACAACCAGCTTAGTTCGCCGTGGTGAGTCACACCTAACGTCTTATAATGCTAGTATCACCGGCGAGGCCTTTAGTTTAGGCGAACAAATGGTATCTATGGCTGCTGGTATAGAATATAGAGAAGAAGACGCTTTTGACCAGCCAGATGATCAGTTCCAACGCAGTTTAATTTTTGGTACTGAATCAGTTTCCGCCCAAGCAGCTCGAGATCAATATGCAGCTTACTTAGAATTTTTAGTGCCAATAACAGATACTTTAGAGCTTACTTTAGCCGGCCGTTATGATCACTACAGTGACTTTGGTTCAACCACTAACCCTCAAGCGGCCATACAATGGCGTCCACTAGACAACTTTACACTTAGGGCCTCTTACGGCCAAGGGTTCCGTGCTCCTTCATTGGCCCAAATTGGCTTAGGCCCTTCACAAGAGTCTTTATTTTTTACAGACACTTATCGTTGTCCAACGCCTGACGCCTCTAATCCAGGCTGTGCAACAACCGACTACACTATAGTGTTTGTTGGTGGCGAAGGCTTACAACCTGAAGAGTCTGAAACCTTTAATATAGGTGCGGTATGGCAGGTAACAGAACAGTTTGATATCACTGCCGATATCTGGAGTATTACTCAAGATAATAAGATTGATAAAAATGATTATCAAAACGTTTATAATGCCGAGTGTAATAATCAAAACAGTACAGTTTGTATCCGTTTACCAGTGCAACCTGGTGAAAACTTAGGTCATTTAGCGCGTTTGTATAATACTTATGTCAATATCAGCTCACAAGAAGCAACAGGTTTAGACTTATCAACATCTTACCGCTTAACGATGCAAGATATGGGGCAAGTACGTTTTAGCTTAGATTGGTCTTATATCAACAAGTTTAAAAAGAATGGTATTGATTATGCGGGTGAATATAACTACCCGAAGCATCGTTGGTTAGCATCGGCTGATTGGAATTTAGGCGATTGGGGTATTACCAGCAGTTTAAGCTATATTGGTCAGTTTGAAGATTATGCGCCGCCAAGTCAGGTTGAGTCCACTAAAACACGTAGTGTAAGTGCACAAATGTTATTAGATATTCAAGGACGCTATAATGTCAGTGATAATATGCAGCTAGTGTTAGGTATGAATAACGCCTTAGATGAGAATCCACCATTTGTTATTGGTGACGGCGATTCAGACTTATACGGTTATGCATCAAAGGTACACAACCCTCGTGGTCAGTACATCTATGGTAAAGTGACATATCGCTTTTAA
- a CDS encoding OmpA family protein, whose translation MRISTLVVTLISAGLLVSGCASQNGAGTSSNNAGKGAAIGAVVGAIAGKSTANHKNKRLVIGAAVGALAGAAVGSYMDQQEKALQEELSGSGVKIIRDGDKLKLDIPAQLTFELNRSDIRANLFPVFNDIAKVLRDYDKTMLVIAGHTDDTGPYQYNMNLSQARASSVKQYLVAQGVQDIRIETQGYGPSYPAVPNNSDSNRAANRRVEIHIEPIVE comes from the coding sequence ATGCGAATTTCAACCTTAGTAGTGACACTTATATCAGCAGGTTTATTAGTTTCTGGCTGTGCTAGTCAAAATGGCGCAGGCACAAGTTCTAATAATGCCGGTAAAGGTGCAGCAATAGGCGCTGTAGTCGGTGCTATTGCAGGCAAGTCTACTGCAAACCATAAAAATAAACGCTTAGTTATTGGTGCTGCTGTTGGCGCATTAGCGGGTGCTGCTGTTGGTAGCTATATGGATCAGCAAGAAAAAGCCTTACAAGAAGAGCTATCTGGTAGCGGAGTTAAAATTATCCGTGATGGTGATAAATTAAAGTTAGATATACCAGCTCAGTTAACTTTTGAATTAAATCGTTCAGATATTCGCGCTAATTTATTTCCAGTATTTAATGATATAGCAAAAGTATTACGCGATTATGACAAAACCATGTTGGTGATTGCAGGCCATACCGATGATACAGGGCCATACCAGTATAATATGAACTTATCACAAGCTAGAGCTAGTAGTGTTAAGCAGTATTTAGTTGCCCAAGGTGTGCAGGATATTAGAATTGAAACCCAAGGCTATGGTCCAAGTTACCCTGCTGTACCTAACAACTCAGATAGTAACAGAGCTGCAAATAGGCGGGTAGAAATTCATATTGAGCCTATTGTTGAATAA
- a CDS encoding DUF4124 domain-containing protein, with protein sequence MMRFALLLLCGAFSAQAAVYKCEINGVVEFSQFPCATNAEQVDMRPVGTALSGTPGEYTQQVNSLKRKARYLEFKISKLEHDKENEVDQLKSELYKLRRSFPRSEELNALNKKIAHVEKQFDEKISSERKSLFSIKTKTDNLERQYAQN encoded by the coding sequence ATGATGAGATTCGCATTATTATTATTATGTGGTGCATTTTCAGCTCAAGCAGCGGTATATAAATGCGAAATAAATGGCGTAGTTGAATTTAGCCAGTTTCCTTGCGCAACCAATGCTGAACAAGTTGACATGCGTCCAGTAGGTACTGCTTTATCTGGTACACCAGGTGAGTATACCCAGCAAGTTAATTCGTTGAAACGTAAAGCACGCTATCTCGAATTTAAAATTAGCAAACTTGAACATGATAAAGAAAATGAAGTTGATCAGTTGAAGTCTGAGCTATATAAATTACGCCGCAGCTTTCCACGCTCTGAAGAATTAAATGCCTTAAATAAAAAAATTGCTCATGTAGAAAAGCAGTTTGATGAAAAAATAAGCAGTGAGCGTAAAAGCTTATTTAGCATTAAAACAAAGACAGATAACTTAGAGCGCCAATACGCCCAGAATTAA
- the speE gene encoding polyamine aminopropyltransferase, giving the protein MSGDNKWYTEIFAASGSAFGLAITKKLDEVKSPFQHIEMFETTHFGNLMVIDDVIMLSSRDNFLYHEMLSHPVLFTHDKPKNVVIIGGGDCGTLREVLKHPDVEKVTQIDIDEQVTRMSEKYFPELCASNDDPRATLKFDDGIKYMREAEAESIDVIIVDSTDPIGPGEGLFNRAFYDSCRKALKPNGILVQQSESPLIHMPLLKDMRDAMSDVGFSALQTLLFPQMVYPSGWWTCTLARKEGEFTGFREADAERASFNTEYYNVEVHKAASAWPNFMKKALNRD; this is encoded by the coding sequence ATGTCAGGCGATAACAAATGGTACACCGAAATATTCGCAGCCAGCGGCAGCGCCTTTGGTTTAGCTATCACAAAAAAATTAGATGAAGTTAAGTCACCGTTTCAACATATAGAAATGTTTGAAACAACACATTTCGGTAATTTAATGGTAATTGATGATGTCATCATGCTAAGTAGCCGTGATAATTTTCTTTATCATGAAATGTTAAGCCACCCAGTACTATTTACTCATGATAAACCAAAAAATGTGGTTATCATTGGCGGCGGCGATTGTGGAACACTGCGTGAAGTTTTAAAGCATCCAGATGTAGAAAAGGTAACGCAAATAGATATTGATGAACAAGTTACGCGGATGTCAGAAAAATACTTCCCTGAACTTTGCGCATCCAATGATGATCCGCGGGCAACTTTAAAGTTTGATGATGGCATTAAATATATGCGCGAAGCTGAAGCGGAATCAATTGATGTAATTATTGTTGACTCAACAGATCCAATTGGCCCAGGTGAAGGTTTATTTAACCGTGCTTTTTATGACAGCTGTCGTAAGGCATTAAAACCAAATGGTATCTTAGTGCAGCAAAGTGAGTCGCCATTAATTCATATGCCATTATTAAAAGATATGCGTGATGCCATGTCTGATGTTGGCTTTTCTGCGTTACAAACATTATTGTTTCCGCAAATGGTTTATCCGTCTGGTTGGTGGACTTGTACTTTAGCGCGTAAAGAAGGTGAGTTTACCGGCTTTCGTGAAGCGGATGCTGAACGAGCTAGTTTTAATACCGAATATTATAATGTTGAAGTACACAAAGCGGCATCGGCATGGCCAAACTTTATGAAAAAAGCACTTAATCGGGACTAA